The Petrocella atlantisensis genome has a window encoding:
- a CDS encoding bifunctional diguanylate cyclase/phosphodiesterase: protein MFEKFNKSLRVRITFLSFVSIIVIQLIFIFGTYTIYGRYVIKNSLDTLSITTNETAIFLERIIASYMKPLNNISNIPHLNTMDWEEQQVLIDTNYNGFYDEIAMVDIDGQAKYYDGTVLDLSDRKYIKKALMGQSAISEMLISRKTGESVIVAAVPIFDLHDETVGAILGRIEMVSLFEDIKTTGYMQSPQRFIVSSGGSVIYSEVGDHWFKDNNFEDELRDFVHIESQNDNGVKIKKYEGENYYVLYSQIGDYQWGLYNVISEYSILKPVRNLLYLSLICSLIFSLFIMLFTYMVIRKASKPIHELDQLMLRGSEGDFSVRAKFNRQDEIGRLGNSFNVLMDRIKSLTYFDVETSLPNAIVFEEDYHVLISTEKSKDKLGLVMIEVDELINTRNKRFDIHATIVENVVKRLKRFVPANSVLYKYTDNAFAILIPDTTNMITQVFEDKISGFLNDFEEKKSIDNHFIVNIGYSFIRDNPSYIDLINAAIAATKYAKKDHHSSIKRFTEAMLDELNYDAEMKLSIANALTEKQFYLLYQPIVALGSQKVVKTEALIRWSHPDKGQIMPDEFIPIAETTALIIDIDYFVIEEACQLLKSRQLANLRLFPISINITAKTLEQVDFVSKLESILRKYQVNPSHIEIEITERVVMSNFNMNIETLLNLRKIGIKISLDDFGIGYSSLSYLSKIPLDYVKIDKSFIEAITDNKMAEQVIKSMIQMCDNMSLSVVAEGIETTKEAMFLLENMCLYGQGYLFSKPLSIEDLKFEYDVL from the coding sequence ATGTTTGAAAAGTTTAATAAAAGTCTAAGGGTGCGTATCACTTTCCTTTCCTTTGTCTCAATTATTGTCATTCAGTTAATTTTTATTTTTGGTACATATACCATATACGGCAGGTATGTTATTAAGAATAGTTTAGATACATTAAGTATTACGACGAATGAAACTGCCATTTTTCTTGAAAGAATCATAGCAAGCTATATGAAACCACTAAATAACATATCTAATATTCCGCATCTTAATACGATGGATTGGGAAGAACAGCAAGTGTTAATAGATACTAATTACAATGGTTTCTATGATGAAATTGCAATGGTTGATATAGATGGTCAGGCAAAATACTATGATGGTACGGTTTTAGACCTTAGTGATCGTAAGTATATAAAAAAGGCTTTAATGGGTCAATCTGCAATTTCTGAGATGTTAATCAGTCGTAAAACAGGCGAATCAGTTATTGTTGCAGCTGTACCCATTTTTGATCTTCATGATGAGACTGTTGGTGCAATACTTGGACGAATAGAGATGGTGTCATTATTTGAAGATATTAAAACAACGGGTTATATGCAGTCACCTCAAAGATTTATTGTTTCTTCCGGTGGCAGTGTTATCTATTCAGAAGTGGGTGATCATTGGTTTAAGGACAACAACTTTGAAGATGAACTTCGTGATTTTGTTCATATTGAAAGCCAAAATGATAATGGTGTCAAAATAAAAAAATATGAAGGTGAGAATTACTATGTTTTGTACAGTCAAATAGGGGACTATCAGTGGGGTCTTTATAATGTAATCTCAGAGTATAGTATATTGAAACCGGTTAGAAACTTATTATATCTTTCATTAATATGCTCCTTAATTTTTTCGCTTTTTATCATGCTTTTCACCTACATGGTGATTAGAAAAGCATCTAAGCCAATTCATGAATTAGATCAACTTATGTTAAGAGGTTCAGAGGGTGATTTTTCTGTTAGAGCCAAATTTAATCGTCAAGATGAAATTGGCCGATTGGGTAATAGTTTTAATGTGTTGATGGATCGAATTAAGTCTCTTACGTATTTTGATGTTGAGACCTCATTACCGAATGCCATTGTTTTTGAAGAAGACTATCATGTACTTATAAGTACCGAAAAGAGTAAGGATAAATTGGGACTTGTAATGATAGAAGTGGATGAACTTATTAACACAAGAAATAAACGGTTTGATATACATGCCACAATTGTTGAAAATGTTGTGAAAAGACTTAAACGTTTTGTCCCTGCAAATAGTGTTTTATACAAATACACAGACAATGCTTTTGCTATACTAATACCGGACACTACGAATATGATAACGCAAGTATTTGAAGATAAAATATCTGGTTTTCTTAATGACTTTGAAGAGAAAAAATCAATCGACAACCATTTTATTGTTAATATTGGTTACAGTTTTATAAGGGATAACCCTAGTTATATTGATTTGATTAATGCGGCAATAGCAGCGACAAAATATGCAAAAAAAGATCATCACTCCAGTATCAAGCGGTTCACGGAAGCAATGTTAGATGAATTAAACTATGATGCAGAAATGAAATTATCCATAGCCAACGCGTTAACAGAAAAACAGTTTTATTTATTATATCAACCAATCGTTGCATTAGGCAGTCAAAAAGTTGTAAAAACAGAAGCACTCATTCGATGGTCTCATCCTGATAAAGGTCAAATAATGCCGGATGAATTCATTCCGATTGCAGAGACAACAGCGTTAATAATTGATATAGATTATTTTGTGATTGAAGAAGCATGCCAATTACTAAAAAGTAGGCAATTAGCAAATTTGAGATTATTCCCGATTTCTATTAACATCACTGCTAAGACATTGGAGCAAGTGGACTTTGTAAGTAAGCTTGAGTCCATTCTTAGGAAATATCAGGTGAACCCAAGTCATATAGAAATAGAAATCACCGAACGGGTCGTTATGAGTAATTTTAATATGAATATTGAGACATTATTGAACCTTAGAAAAATAGGCATTAAGATATCTCTAGACGACTTCGGAATAGGTTATTCGTCCTTGAGTTATCTATCAAAAATACCGCTAGATTATGTTAAAATAGACAAGTCGTTTATTGAGGCAATTACAGATAACAAGATGGCCGAACAAGTTATTAAGTCAATGATACAAATGTGTGATAATATGAGCTTGTCAGTTGTAGCGGAAGGTATTGAAACCACTAAAGAAGCAATGTTTCTTTTGGAAAACATGTGCTTATATGGACAAGGCTATCTCTTCTCCAAACCTCTAAGCATTGAGGATTTGAAGTTTGAGTATGACGTCTTGTGA
- a CDS encoding cysteine hydrolase family protein produces MKVALLIVDMQIGCREETPAKRSFDLAVEYINEISQYFRSKSYPVVIIKDIEVGSPDTEAFDCVDNLIITDQDRVIHKQHCNAFWETELDAVLKAEGVDGVIVSGFAVEHCVLFTYNGARERGYQVYLLQNGVAGYDEEEIKRIQLLRPIINYQALEYFL; encoded by the coding sequence ATGAAAGTAGCACTACTAATAGTAGATATGCAAATAGGTTGTAGAGAAGAAACGCCAGCTAAGCGTTCATTTGATCTGGCAGTAGAATATATCAATGAAATTAGCCAGTATTTCCGTAGTAAAAGTTATCCTGTTGTCATTATTAAAGATATTGAAGTGGGTTCGCCTGATACAGAAGCATTTGATTGTGTCGACAATCTTATTATCACGGATCAAGATAGAGTCATTCATAAACAACATTGTAATGCATTCTGGGAAACAGAACTAGATGCGGTACTAAAAGCAGAAGGTGTTGATGGTGTTATCGTCAGCGGCTTTGCAGTAGAGCACTGTGTACTTTTTACCTATAATGGCGCAAGAGAAAGAGGGTACCAAGTTTATTTATTGCAAAATGGTGTTGCAGGCTATGACGAAGAAGAAATCAAACGGATCCAATTATTGAGACCGATTATAAACTATCAAGCCTTGGAATATTTTTTATAA
- the aroC gene encoding chorismate synthase: MPGSIFGTLFRISTWGESHGQGVGVVIDGCPAGLPLEVRDIQLELNKRKPGQNKYASPRKENDKVEILSGVFEGVTTGTPISLIVKNTDQRPKDYSNIVDVYRPGHADFTFDEKYGLRDYRGGGRSSARETIGRVAAGAIAKKILKEFGITLLGYTRSVGPVIVDMADFDASQIDENLFRMPDEAKAIEAGHYVDDIIKEGNSIGGTIECVVTGVPTGLGETVFDKLDANLAKAVMSIGAIKAVEIGAGVGVADKKGFDNNDFSRYEDGMLIKETNHAGGIVGGMSDGSPIIVRATVKPTASIHIEQPSVTRQKENKEIMIEGRHDPVIVPRAVTILEAMTALVLVDALMLNMTAKMDYLRKIYTI, encoded by the coding sequence ATGCCAGGATCAATATTTGGTACATTATTTAGAATATCTACTTGGGGTGAGTCTCATGGTCAAGGCGTCGGTGTTGTTATTGACGGTTGTCCTGCAGGATTACCACTTGAAGTGCGAGACATACAACTTGAATTAAATAAAAGAAAACCCGGTCAAAATAAATATGCCTCACCTAGGAAGGAAAACGACAAAGTCGAAATTCTTTCCGGCGTTTTTGAAGGTGTGACAACCGGTACTCCCATATCCTTAATTGTAAAAAACACGGATCAACGTCCAAAGGATTACTCTAACATTGTGGATGTCTATCGACCCGGACATGCGGATTTTACTTTTGATGAAAAATATGGATTACGTGATTACCGTGGTGGTGGACGTTCCTCTGCTCGTGAGACTATAGGCCGTGTTGCTGCCGGGGCCATCGCTAAGAAAATACTTAAGGAGTTTGGTATAACCTTACTTGGCTATACAAGATCTGTTGGACCTGTCATTGTTGATATGGCTGATTTTGATGCTTCTCAGATTGATGAAAATCTATTTCGAATGCCGGATGAAGCAAAAGCCATCGAAGCCGGACACTATGTAGATGATATCATTAAAGAAGGCAACTCCATTGGTGGTACTATCGAATGTGTTGTAACCGGCGTTCCAACTGGACTTGGAGAGACAGTTTTTGACAAATTAGATGCTAACCTTGCAAAAGCCGTCATGTCCATCGGAGCAATCAAAGCCGTCGAAATTGGAGCCGGTGTTGGCGTTGCTGATAAAAAGGGCTTTGACAACAACGACTTCTCTCGCTATGAAGACGGAATGCTGATCAAAGAAACCAACCATGCCGGCGGTATTGTAGGTGGTATGAGTGATGGTAGCCCAATTATCGTTAGAGCCACTGTAAAACCGACCGCTTCTATCCACATTGAACAACCCAGCGTCACAAGGCAAAAAGAGAACAAAGAAATCATGATTGAAGGTCGTCATGACCCTGTTATCGTTCCTAGAGCTGTTACCATATTAGAAGCCATGACAGCATTGGTGCTTGTGGATGCACTGATGCTGAATATGACCGCTAAAATGGATTACCTTAGAAAAATATATACAATTTAA
- a CDS encoding NAD(P)/FAD-dependent oxidoreductase has product MYDVILIGAGAAGIFAAYEFAKDNPGMEILMIEKGYALDKRFCPKTKNPTIPCKCKTCSIMEGFYGAGGFSDGKYNITNNFGGELYRYIGEKEAIDLMWYVDQINLEMGGAEAKLYSTGNSTLKAEALKHDLHLLDAKVRHLGTDRNFVIAGQMYDFIKDKMTILFETEAETVEKVEDHFVIKTKDQTFEGKKLILATGRTGSNWINKICDQFGIETENNRVDIGVRVELPALVFKEITDQVYESKIVYRTDRYNDLVRTFCMNPYGEVVTENYGDIVTVNGHSYSDPSKHTENTNFALLVTNKFTEPFKNSNEYGEHIARLSNMLGGGVIMQRFGDLIKGRRSSKRRMLKCFTTPTLHATPGDLSLVLPKRQLDNIVEMIYALDKIAPGTANEDTLLYGVEVKFYNSKVEVDQNLETIIKGLYILGDCSGVTHSLSQAAASGIYVAQQLKEAYKNNEI; this is encoded by the coding sequence ATGTATGACGTAATATTAATTGGTGCTGGTGCAGCTGGAATTTTTGCTGCTTATGAATTTGCCAAAGACAATCCGGGTATGGAAATATTGATGATTGAGAAGGGATATGCTTTGGACAAAAGGTTCTGCCCGAAGACCAAAAATCCCACCATACCATGTAAATGCAAAACCTGTAGTATTATGGAAGGTTTTTATGGCGCTGGCGGCTTTTCAGATGGCAAATATAATATTACCAATAATTTTGGTGGCGAACTCTACCGCTATATCGGCGAAAAAGAAGCCATTGATCTTATGTGGTATGTGGATCAGATTAACTTAGAAATGGGTGGCGCAGAAGCGAAGCTCTATTCAACAGGTAACAGCACTTTGAAAGCAGAAGCCCTTAAGCACGACTTACATCTTCTAGATGCTAAGGTGCGACATCTGGGTACAGACCGTAATTTTGTTATTGCGGGTCAGATGTATGATTTTATCAAAGATAAAATGACCATCTTGTTCGAAACAGAGGCAGAAACAGTAGAAAAAGTCGAAGATCATTTTGTCATTAAGACAAAAGATCAGACTTTTGAAGGCAAAAAGCTTATTCTTGCAACAGGCCGAACAGGTTCCAACTGGATCAATAAAATCTGTGACCAATTTGGCATTGAAACAGAAAATAACCGAGTGGATATTGGTGTACGTGTAGAATTACCGGCACTTGTGTTTAAAGAAATCACAGACCAAGTCTATGAGAGTAAGATTGTCTATCGAACGGACCGTTATAATGACTTGGTACGAACATTTTGTATGAACCCTTATGGTGAAGTTGTGACAGAAAACTATGGTGACATTGTGACTGTAAATGGTCATAGTTATTCAGACCCATCGAAGCATACGGAAAATACAAATTTTGCCTTATTGGTAACCAATAAATTCACGGAACCCTTTAAAAACAGCAATGAGTATGGTGAACATATTGCCCGTTTAAGCAACATGCTTGGCGGTGGTGTTATTATGCAACGTTTTGGGGATCTGATAAAAGGAAGAAGAAGCTCAAAAAGAAGGATGCTCAAATGCTTTACGACACCAACCTTACATGCGACCCCAGGTGACTTGAGTCTGGTGTTGCCTAAACGCCAATTGGACAACATCGTAGAGATGATCTATGCACTAGATAAGATTGCACCCGGTACCGCGAATGAGGATACATTGCTCTATGGTGTTGAAGTTAAGTTCTATAATTCTAAGGTGGAAGTAGATCAGAATCTAGAAACCATTATAAAAGGTCTTTATATACTTGGCGATTGTTCAGGTGTTACCCACTCCTTATCCCAAGCAGCAGCAAGTGGTATCTATGTAGCCCAGCAATTAAAGGAAGCTTATAAGAACAATGAAATATAA
- the tgt gene encoding tRNA guanosine(34) transglycosylase Tgt: MYELLKKDGMAKRGTFHTVHGPIQTPVFMNVGTVAAIKGGVSTNDLKDIKCQVQLSNTYHLHVRTGDATIKKLGGLHKFMVWDRPILTDSGGFQVFSLAALRKIKEEGVYFSSHIDGHKIFMGPEESMQIQSNLSSTIAMAFDECPPIPATRKYVIDSVDRTTRWLERCRKELTRLNSLESTINNRQMLFGINQGGIYDDLRIEHAKVIGDMNLDGYAIGGLAVGESHDEMYRILESTVPYMPENKPTYLMGVGTPENILEAVERGVDFFDCVYPTRNGRHGHVYTNHGKMNIYNAKFELDERPIEEGCGCEACKTYSRAYIRHLMKAKEMLGMRLCVMHNLYFYNTMMEEIRDAIEKGVYQAYKKAKIDGMNIK, encoded by the coding sequence ATGTATGAATTGTTAAAGAAGGACGGTATGGCCAAGCGCGGTACGTTTCACACGGTACATGGTCCTATTCAGACGCCTGTTTTTATGAATGTAGGGACAGTTGCGGCAATAAAGGGTGGTGTATCCACCAATGATCTAAAAGATATCAAATGTCAGGTACAACTATCCAATACATACCATCTCCACGTTCGAACCGGTGATGCCACCATAAAAAAATTAGGTGGCTTACATAAATTTATGGTTTGGGACCGACCTATTCTTACTGATTCCGGTGGCTTTCAGGTATTTTCTTTGGCAGCCCTTAGAAAAATTAAAGAAGAAGGTGTTTATTTCTCTTCACACATTGACGGACACAAAATTTTCATGGGTCCGGAAGAAAGCATGCAGATTCAATCCAATCTAAGCTCAACCATCGCAATGGCCTTTGATGAATGTCCACCGATTCCGGCAACACGCAAGTATGTCATTGACTCTGTGGATCGAACAACCCGTTGGCTGGAGCGCTGTCGAAAAGAACTGACCCGTTTAAATAGTCTTGAATCAACGATTAACAATAGGCAGATGCTCTTTGGTATTAATCAAGGTGGTATCTATGATGATTTACGGATAGAACACGCTAAAGTTATTGGTGATATGAACTTAGACGGTTATGCAATAGGTGGATTGGCCGTTGGTGAGAGTCATGATGAAATGTATAGAATACTAGAATCCACAGTGCCCTATATGCCGGAAAATAAACCGACCTATCTGATGGGTGTCGGAACACCGGAGAACATCCTTGAGGCTGTAGAACGAGGTGTTGATTTTTTCGACTGCGTCTATCCAACCAGAAACGGACGCCATGGTCATGTCTATACTAATCATGGAAAGATGAACATCTACAACGCCAAATTTGAACTGGACGAAAGACCGATTGAAGAAGGGTGTGGTTGTGAAGCATGTAAAACCTATAGCAGGGCATATATTAGGCATTTGATGAAGGCCAAAGAGATGCTTGGTATGAGATTGTGCGTCATGCATAATCTGTATTTTTACAACACCATGATGGAAGAAATCAGGGATGCTATTGAAAAAGGTGTTTATCAAGCTTACAAAAAAGCCAAAATAGATGGCATGAATATTAAATAA